Below is a genomic region from Vitis riparia cultivar Riparia Gloire de Montpellier isolate 1030 chromosome 16, EGFV_Vit.rip_1.0, whole genome shotgun sequence.
CACAATAAGCCATACATCCATCTATCATATTCAAGCTAGCTTTCTTAGGCCCTTCCTAAAGCTTTTCAACTACCCTTTCAAACTACTTTTTCCCAACTTGAGACATGTCCTTAGCTCTCCTATTGATCAGCATATTCCCCTCACCCCACTTTCTCTCCAACATGTAGCTTAATTGCCCATCTTCCCTAACCTATGTGCCCTTGCGACCTCCTCTTGGAATAACCTTCCACACCCATGGTAGAATTTCCTACCATATTTGGatagaaaaacagaaaaaatcCACCACCACCTGCATCGTACCTGGAACTTTCATCCCATCTAACTTCACCAAGATCTTTACCCCTTAAGGCAACATCCTCATCCACAATCACAAAGTCCCTCACAAGAGTCTCCAACTCATTTGAATTACTCACTTTTCCACAAATGCACAAGTAGCCCCACTAATCTCACCTAAACTTCTTTCACATGAATTCTTGATAAGAAGCACCCTACCTCAAGTCCTATCCATCTAGAGATAACACTTAATCCTTAAAGCACCACAACCCTCTTCTTGAGACCATCTCTGAATTAGAGACCTCTCCAAATTCAAATAAGCTAAGGGCATCCCAAGCAAAGATAGGCACCCATACCCTCTCAAGTGCCAATTGTGGAAGAGTCGCCTCCTCGAAGGGGATAATTCTAGAGCTTGGTCAAAGAAGTCCCCCTATGTACCTACTAAGCAACACTACAAGGATTCCACCCTCTAATTCAACTATTTCTCACCTACTTGAATCCACATTGTGTCTCCCATCTCATCTTGAGCCTTCCTCTCCACCACTTTTGAGGCCCTCCCTTCTCAGTATTCTAAGTAACCACCGCACCCATTACTAGGGAGCCTCCTAAAGGAAGCACCTTCTTAGCCAAAAAATAGAAGCACTCATCTTGGAAGGATGGAATACCCTCATGTTTCGAAACTTCTTGACAAAGTAACCTTATCCCGTAGAAACCCCTAGCATTTTGGAAACACCAACAAAATTTTCCTTCCTCAATGCACACAAAACATTAGAGCCAACCAGCATCATTACTTCATAGCTCTAGATAGTATCCCCTTCCCCTTTCTTCCAAACTTTACGGAAACATTAGAGTAGCCTCTGACTCTCTCTAGAACCTTAGCTTCCACCCTTCCCCCTAAACTCATCCACAAAAATCTTAAAAAGACTTCGTTTCCACCATAAATTAGGCCTTTCCACACCGCATCTTCATcctcttttgattttaaaagtttgttgGAGTGCTTTACTTTTTTCTTAGCCACCTTAAATCCAAATTAGAAggtcattttaaaaaacagttcttGTGTTAACTATTGattcaagaaaaagaattgTGCAAACACATCATTCAACAAACCTATTTGATTAACCTACTACTTTCTCATAGAGTGCTAAAGCATGATATACGTTGTGGGTTTAAATCCTAATAGCTGAAACTTTTAGAAAAGTTGATGGTTTAATATGGTATTAGAGTTTCGATCAATTAGAAGTTTTGAATTTGAGTCCACCATCtatttatctatctatctatctatgaTTACAAATTTGTGATTTGACTGCTTATCTTTTTCTCCATGTATAGATATTAAAGAACAATATATATTGTGAACCCAATTTGTAGTATTACTACAAATTGGAGGATTGGGGCTCAAAAGTCCTAAAGTTTTTTGGGGCACTAAATCACCTCAATTATATGTGCAATTCTCATAGAATCCATATGATGAATTCTTATCCAACCAAAACCTAAGCCCCCACACTcaaaccaagaaaaaagaaaactgaTCTCCTTGAAATTTCTTCtcctgtttttttcttttttttttcctttccataaTATTAGTGTATATTTAGGACAAATATCCCTCTTAAGGACTTAAGTATGAACTCCTCCAAAGGGAAATTCTAGTAAATAAGCATATGTGACACTTGAGCTAAGTTccaagttgataatttttcgTTTTCTTACCTTTCATATCTTGAAGTACAGTTGTCAAATACACCTCTGAATAAAGAACCACAAATACTAGAGAAACAAACACCTATACCTAACAAGAGTaagtgaattttaaaattgCAGTCATTTTATTTCTGTCTTTCCATGACCAATGGAAAGAATGGAAAACATTTCTGAACAATTTCTAATCCCAGAGGTCCCCTATAAATACTGCTATAATCCAATATGAACCAGGAAATTAAGTGAAGTTCTCCAGGTTTGAAGCATAGAAAGGACTCTAGAGCTTCCCCAGCAAGACCTACTCTCAGACTTAGAGTAAGccatttttcaaaccaaagccCCCCAAGAAACCATCCTCTAAGAACCCAAAAATAGTGTGTAAGCTTCTTCAGCATGCATAAATGAGGTTACACATCAAGAAAAACAGCATGCTCCATGTATACCcgatataattaatataaaaatacaagtaCAAGGACTGTTATGCATAACCATCATTCCCCAAAGGCTAGCACAACACAGAATTGCAGACAGAAACGAGAAGCAGTTAAACTATAAAATCTGCTTATAAGTTACAAATGCAGTAAATCAAAAGTAGAAACAAGAATACCTGCTCCTGCACTCCCTCAAATTTGCAGGACCGAGCAAGCATCACCAAAGCATGGACACCACCCACCATTGCGACCTCCATGCTACACTTGTCATCGGCTGCCAAGTTTGCCAATGCACCAGCTGCACGCTCCTGATATTAAGCATGCAAGGACCAGCCCACAATTTAACCTTGTCATATCCCCAAACCAAATAGAAGGCAAACAAAACGATACATGCTATGCAAGGAACATACAAGAACTCCATCACCAGCAGACTGCCATTTGAAAATAAGGTCTACCAAGGCTCTTATACCACCGGTCTCAGCTATTGCACCCTAAAAATCAACTTTAGTTAATAATCAGAAGGTTTAAGGACAAGATATCATCAAAAAGCTTCCATCTAAGAACCTTGTGCTCTTCTCCCACAGAGAGATTCCATAGCCCTCCAGCAGCCTCTTCAGCAACCAATCTGTTCATTGACCTCGCCAAGTTACTAAGTATGTCAATTCCACCATTTTCAGCAACAGCTTTTGCAACTTTTGAATTCACAGACAAGTTTGCAATAGCCTGCACATCTCAGAATGAAATCAGGTCCAATTTATGAACTAAACCAAAATTATCAACCTCAGAATTCAGTTGAAGACCAGCTTAGTTTCAAGCAAAACACAAAAGATTTTGCATTCAATTTGAAATCTTCAACATCTTAAAACTTCATTCAGTTtcaacataatttatttaaaaaaaaaaaatccagatcTCCAGAATAACTATTCAAAGTTCAATTTCTACCATGAACAGGATTGACTTTGAAAATATAACTATGGTCACCTTTGCTGCTTCAGACTGAAGACCCTCTTGACAAGAGCTAGCAAGGTCCAAAAGCAGCTGTACTCCACCATCCTGCATAACTGCCTCAGCCCTTCGACAATCAACAGTAGCATTGTCATCATCAATAACAACAAAGGTTGCAACTGCTGTGGCTGCTCTTTCTTGTACATCCTCTTGTGAGCTTTGCATTAAACTAAGCAACAATGCTGCTCCTTGCCTAAGCCAGAACTCATTGAACTCCTCCGGGTTATTCTCTGAAATACGCAGAAGGGAATGCGAGAGAATCCATTCAATCCATGTCACTATTTCATCCAAATTATTATCCCTATTCTTCAATTTCCTCCAATGAGAAAACACTTCCCTCTGATTCTCTATTTTATCAGCAAATAATGAGGCTACTCCCTTAAAAATGTCACTGAAAAGGGCAACTAACAATTTTCCTTTGTAATTATAGCTGGTGCTATTATTAACATCTGCCTCAAATTTTGGACAATTCAGAGCAAAGAAGACTTTCAAGTTTTGGGAAAATGACAACAACCTCGTAACAGAACTCAAACTTATATCGGTTCTTGACACATCTATCCCAATCAAACTATTCAATCTACACAAAGGTTGCACAGCTGAACCCCACTTCATGTTTCTTGTCCCTGCAACTGATAGGAATCGAACTGACTTCAAGTTCCCCAATGCTGCCCCATCTACATTATCTCCATCGATAAACCCGAGTTCCACCAACTGCCCACAATGCTTACCTAAAGCATTTATGGCATCTCCAGTAACAACCTGAACACCTGAAATTCTAAGCCTTTTCAACTTTGGACAGCAGAAAGCAACTGCTTTGATAGCATCACTGGTGATCTTATCACAAGCATCAGGCCCAAGCTGTAGACTCTCAAGCGCCTCATGTCGAGCTGCTATAACTGAAAGAGTTGCATCATTAATATCCCGACAAAATTCACAGCTAATTTCACGAAGACCCCTTGCCTGAAGTCTAATAATTGCATTTGCAGATTCAGCCCCACGGAACCGAAGCTTCGTAATATTCGCACACTGAGAGGAAAGATAATCCGCAGCATTATCATCAAACTTATGGGACCGGAGATCCAGTGAGGCCCATAAACAAGGTGAGGAACCCAATTGCCTCCATGATCGACAGGTTAATGACAAGCTAGCTCGGTCCCGATAATTTAGACGTGAAAACAGTTGAATCACTGTGTCATCAGGCAAGTTTGTCCAGTCAACATCATTAATAGCATCCCCAATTTCCAAACAACTCGGAAAGTTTGCCTTGGCTTTGTCCTTAGATTGTGACCCTTTTCGCCTAACCCTCCGAGTCATATCTCAATCAAACAGGTTCCAATTTCCCAAATACTACAGACCCCGAAACGAACAATCTATGCAGACAAGAAAGCCCTCGTAGTAAATAACAAAACCAATTTGCAGAATGCCATCTAAAGCTAAAGCATCACAGAATACACAAGTTTAAATGTACATAGGAAATGGGTACGAGCATCAAcagcaaaattttcaaataccgGTAATCATGACATTCTTGTACCTGTAAATCTCTGGGCTTTATTGGTGAACTTTACAACTGAGCTTTGAAGAAATCCACAGAGGGATTTTGAGATTGACAAAGTGAAGACGACCCTGACGAAGTGGCTGGAGAGAGGCAAAAGCCTAAGCCTTGAAGCAATTATCACCTCCTTTGCCCCTCTTTATCGCTCTCCACCTCTCCACTACTTGGTAAATGGTCCAAATAGAGAGGACTTAGTACGTTTCTCCCATATAATCACTTAGGGGCAATGCCTATTTACATATTGATTCATAAATTGGTTATTCATGACACATGTATCAAgatttaacttaattttcaaaaatttacaaTCAATTTGGAAAATGTGTCATTTTCCTTATTTACATCAAATCGAGATtcactatataaatatataaatataatttaaagagTAAAACAACCGTTAGATTGTTACGGATCGTAATGTATCAAAACAAGTTTCAATCAGGACGTAAATAACGAGGTTGGACAGTtgtatatcaaattaaatgtgATAAGGAAATCCGTAATATAATTAGACAGTTAGCACGTATGATAAGAAGACACTATCAAATTTCCTATAATTCAAGAAGgttttttaacaatattaagTAGGATCTTTTcataatcttatattttttgttaacaaATCTAGGTGAACCATCAGGTTATTaacatattaatataaattcaaagttACCAAAAGCCCAACAAGTTTATCTTTGATTGACTATGACGATATTATATATCTCACCtacaaaggaagaaaagaacTAAGTGTAGTGATGAAAACATGGATAGAGAAAACATTCATGATCGAAGATAGCTCAAACAAAACCAAGTAAAAGAGGATAGTCATGGTCAGAGATCATAACCAAAGCAGGATCTTAACTACTTAAATTTATTGTAGAATGTAACCTTCAATTGTCATAAAGGCAATTTGTTGGAAGAACTTTTGTTAACCACTTGTGCTAGGAGCTTCTATGTACAACTAAAAAATCATACAAGAAGTTCATtcgttaaaaagaaaaagaaaaaaaatccttctatactaatttaattttcttacaagtgtaggaagaaaaagaattaaggaaaagataattgtgtttgggaaaagttttgaaaatagtttgaaaaattttaaaagggaTTTGATAAAATGTAAGGAAACCAACCTTGTGTTTGATTAAGAGAATTTCAATTCATGGTTTCTCTAGCATAATGCTTGGACAtgtgatttttgaaaagatattcAAGTTGACTATGCCAAAATAGATATTATAGCTAATGCGCtctcataaaaaaatagttaaaaggAAATGAGATCAATCTTGACCATGCTAGGTTTTATAAAAGATACGTAAAGGATCTTAATAAGATAACAAAACCATTGTGTAATTTCCTCAAAGAGGTGTTTGTGTGAATTGATAAATGTAAGGTAATATTTAGGCTATTGATTTCTATGTTAACCTCCACACCTATCGTGTATGGCATTTGaaagtaggttttttttttttttttttttttttgtagtgctTGGTAAAGAAATAGTAATAAGCCTTATGTCATTTGTCATGTCAATTAAACCTAGAATGAAACACTAGGTTAACTATGTTGATGTCCTATTTTGTGAAATTCATGTGGAGCAACCATGGCATACCATGTGTCTTGCTACAAAATAGTACATGTTCAAGACCACTCTTTACTAACATGATACATACTGCATCTCATCCTTGATCTTCAATGCATAAAGGGATCCATGTTATTCACATATATTTGCTATGCCATAGTGTTGCACATTATTTGCCCTTTGATGTCCATCTCCAAACATATTCCCAAGTTATACAATATACCATCAACCATTGATTCCTGCCTATGGTGAATGATGAGAAGGTTCTCCTACTTCAACTTTTGGTAAAGGTGATATTAGGTACACCGTAGAAGGTTGATTGTTTCACccttattacaaaaattatgtCTCCTCTATAGTACTTATGACTAGATGATATCCTACATCCTTCTTGAAGGTATCACTTTTGATATAGTGCCTTGATGCTAGTATGCCTATGGGCTTGGGAGTTCCAAAATAGACTTTGTCACATCTTGACTATGGAACTAGCCTTCCCACCATCTTTACTTTAGGATTGGTTTGAAAGTCTTGCTTCGATGGCTAGAGTTGGAAACttcataagataaaataaacaTGCATTAAACCTGTTTTTTACTATAATAAGAGTGAAGGGGAAGGGAGGAGGTGCATTGTCTTTGTGACAAGTGTCATTTTTAAGAGCTTCCACATCATCATTAGTCCATTAATGTGAGAGTTACTAACTTAGAGCACTATAAAAAGACTTTATTTCcatcaaacaagagaaaaattgttttctctctctcttaggTTCTCTTCTTGATTCATTACCACTCTCTCTCATCTCCTATTAGCTCTCTCACTCTACTTCACTCTCTTCTCAAATGATTGACAATTCACCATCCTACGTGGTTGGCCTTCTATAACTAAAAACTTTATATAAACAAACTACTaagtgattgaaaaaaaatgttaactgTTGTGTTTGCCAATGACAAATTTAGAAGTTTTCTAGTGAGATCTCCAATAGTAGTTCTATACATTGATCACTTTGCCTTGAGACATTCACTTACTAAAAAAATGCCAAGCCTACACTTATTatatagattttattattacaaGAGTTTAATTATAAATGGAGAATGAAAGCCTATCTAGGATAACCATAGAGCATATACCTTTGTCCCCTCTTATGAATGATTAGTTTCTTGATAAGACTTTGTTTTCTATCAATTCATTGCATTGATATATTGAGATTATGACATAAGAGAATTTTTCTTATTGAGATTAAAAGTTTCCTTTTTCATGAATCTTATATATTTAAGCATTGCCTCGATCAAtccttataaaatatattccaAACAAAGAAATCCAAATAGTTTTATCTTAGTGTGGTTTCAAAGCATAAGGTGGTCATTTGTCTTTGAACATAAcctttaaaaatttgtatacaAGATTTTATTGGCATGTACTTTTCAAAGAAGCATATTGTGGACTTCCATTTCTCTATGAGGGTGAATGATGCATCCCAAATCGGTGGCGAGGCCTAAACTCcatggaaaatgaaatttttttatttttgaaagctcATTTTTACTTGAGTGTTGGGgttatcacttattttatttatttttagaagaggaaatataataagaaagaaaacactAAGGGTAACTCCAAAAACAGGAAGATAAGTCTACAAACAAATGATGGATTTGGGAGTCAAGGTTAAGTATAGGGAAGGTGTTAGGCATTCGGCtaaacctaaaataaa
It encodes:
- the LOC117933708 gene encoding protein ARABIDILLO 1-like, which codes for MTRRVRRKGSQSKDKAKANFPSCLEIGDAINDVDWTNLPDDTVIQLFSRLNYRDRASLSLTCRSWRQLGSSPCLWASLDLRSHKFDDNAADYLSSQCANITKLRFRGAESANAIIRLQARGLREISCEFCRDINDATLSVIAARHEALESLQLGPDACDKITSDAIKAVAFCCPKLKRLRISGVQVVTGDAINALGKHCGQLVELGFIDGDNVDGAALGNLKSVRFLSVAGTRNMKWGSAVQPLCRLNSLIGIDVSRTDISLSSVTRLLSFSQNLKVFFALNCPKFEADVNNSTSYNYKGKLLVALFSDIFKGVASLFADKIENQREVFSHWRKLKNRDNNLDEIVTWIEWILSHSLLRISENNPEEFNEFWLRQGAALLLSLMQSSQEDVQERAATAVATFVVIDDDNATVDCRRAEAVMQDGGVQLLLDLASSCQEGLQSEAAKAIANLSVNSKVAKAVAENGGIDILSNLARSMNRLVAEEAAGGLWNLSVGEEHKGAIAETGGIRALVDLIFKWQSAGDGVLERAAGALANLAADDKCSMEVAMVGGVHALVMLARSCKFEGVQEQAARALANLAAHGDSNNNNSAVGQEAGALEALVQLTCSQHEGVRQEAAGALWNLSFDDRNREAIAAAGGVEALVALAQTCSNASQGLQERAAGALWGLSVSEANSIAIGRQGGVAPLIALARSNVEDVHETAAGALWNLAFNPHNALRIVEDGGVQALVNLCSYSLSKMARFMAALALAYMFDGRMDEVALVGPSSEGASKSRNINGARKMALKNIEAFVLTFTNPHTFGLALASSAPTALVQVIEMACIQEAGHLRCSGAEIGRFVTMLKNPSPVLKSCAAFALLQFTIPGSRHAVHHASLLQKAVALRTLRAAAAAATAPVEAKVFARIVLRNLEHYQVEASI